aaaaaaccttcttctccaatctctcGCAGACAAACTCTCTCCTCTCCATCCAGCCAGCTCCAATATCCAGAtccaaaagaaaaggaaaagccCAGGAAATCGGCCATTTTCCCTAAATTTCCTAATATGGCTTTTTCCTTTCGCCTTTTCccttatttttgatatttggcCCCAAGCGACCTGACATATATCAATTCCAATCTGTGGCCAGCTGTTTCGGCCGCGTTGCCAACCAAATGAACATCATGATATTCACAATAGTGTCAATATGGGGACCTACTAACGCCCTGACATCGCGCACACAACaaaaaggaactagttccttttaTGAAACGGAACTAAAGGGAGCAATTACTAAACGGAACTTAAATGCCCATTAGAGGTGGGCATTTAAGACCATCTGATTAGCCGGGatgggactaaaataaaacCTAGCAACAGAATGAATCAGTAGCGATTTTGCAAATCTTATCATGACAATAAATTTGCTTCCCACACGAGACCGGAAATGTTCCGTCAAAAgcaattcaaattaaatttatgtCTTGTCTTTGAAAAAACAAATGCCATCTAAAATTTCTAATTAATGATCATGCAAAAAAAAGGGAAGTCACAGCAATGTCCAAACGAAGAGTTACAGTAGGTAGGTCAATTTGCAATGAGAGGATCGCCTGAAAGCAGAACAAGCTATGGTGGCATGTGCGAGTGTATGTCACACGAAATGATCAATGATGGTTtagagcaacaacaataacttcAGATGGGCAAATAATAGCAACGAAAAACTCAATTCTGGagaagcaacaaaaacaaagccaCCAGCAATAAGCCACGAAGCATAGGAGACAAAAAGAGGACCAAACACACTGGCAAATAAAAAGGCGCTAAGCAACATGTGGAGAAAACATGTGGGTCGAAGCTTCGCCGATTCAGTCAACAAAACATAGAAAGTATCAAATGAAGGCaaaacttactttaattggctatgacagaatatttgttccactagtcgagcgttgaatagcgttccaagcgccttgatattctgcgctcattctaaaatctctttcgaggtgtctcccaccactttattttttcttccggctttaggtcttcccggtttgcgtgtaagtgtttgccttcaaaagacttctttgctggagcttcttcatccattctgacaacatgacctagccaacgcagccgttgtattttgatgcgtgtaactatgatatcgtcgtcatacagctcgtggttcatacgtcgcctgtattctccattaacgcaatctggtccatatattttacggagaatctttctctcaaatactccaagcactgcctcatctgctttcacaagtacccatgcttcagaaccatttaACAGCACGGGTATTATCAGTGTATTCTATaatgtagtcttcgtctgtcgagaggtggcctgtgattctaaactgcttactcagtccaaagtagcatctgtttgccagtactatacttcgcttaatctcaaaactggtgccattcCTTTCTGTtacagcggtgccgaggtagataaagttactggctgtctcaaagttgtggtttccaactttctccattttctttatctgctcggttgtgcaaggctatttgggagttgaaaccatccattttgttttatctccatttgttgccagacccattttcactgactctcttttgattccTTAAAAGGCTGcggttactacttccggtgaccgacctatgatatcgatgtcgtcggcataggcgagtagtatgtgttctcttgtgaataGTGTACCATATTTATTCACATCTGGatcttgtataatcttctccaacaggatattaaatagATCACACgaaaggctgtctccttgtctgaaacctcgtttggtataaaccgttcggagagattctttcctattcttactgaggattattataagcaccacatcagttgaaactctgagctccaattttttttcggcattacgagaagctcagccgAAAGCTACGGGgcgagtccacaggttgcgattaGGGAAAggcttcgtatacggagtagttgcaattGCAGTCATTGACATTCTGCGGTATCGAAGTGAGAGTCTCCGTGAGAGGCCGgtcggcaacggctcttgcttaaataccgagtgcctgtgatactcgatgtGACAAGGCAATCTATTGGCgtcttttaatagccgagagCTACGGAacgagtccacaggttgcgattaGTGAAAggcttcgtatacggagtagttgcaattgcagtcgcggacaatcagcggtatcgtaTGGAGAGTCTCCGTGAGAGGCCGGTCGccaacggctcttgcttaaataccgcgtgcctgtgatactcgatgaGACAAGGCAATCTATTGGcgtcttttaataaccaatggcaataactTTCCCGTGGCAATCGGTCAACGGAACAAGTTTGACGAGAATCGAGATAATGATACAAATTTGGCTACAACATCAGCAACAATaactgatttcgaaaactgtgaACCCTttcccagaatttcttttgcgtctATAGTTATGGCACATAGCTCCGCCTGAAGTGTTGTGTGTGTAGTAATAAagtcccaatccagtccctttTTCCTGAAACCCACCTCAGTCTGCCCACCGCATCCATAGAGTCCAGAAGGGCTCATGCGGCTCAGGACATGTCGACACATCCCCTCGTTGTTAGATGACCTCTCAATATGCGAAAAGGACGCCATCGCATACTCCTTCAGTTGGAAAGATGTCTCAACATCTTGCATCACTGCGTGGTGAAGGGCATATCGCCTTCTCCGATATGCCCTTcacttatagtccgatttggctcataagtgaactgaatgttgaagaccgtagtagaagtcattgtgtaattccgataagaattgcaccttgtaggggcttaggaagcagaatcgggagatcagtttataagggagctgtatcaggctaaaaatCGATtcgataacaaaacacttcactcaaaattcctgccaaatcggataagaattgcgccctctagaggcttaagaagtcaagatcccagatcggtttatatggcagctatatcaggttatgtaccgattcgaaccatacttagcacaatcattggaagtcataacaaactaattcatgcaaaatttcagccaaatcggataaaaattacgtcctctagaggctcaagaagtcaagatcctagatcggtttatatgacaactatatcaagttatgtaccgatttcaaacatactcagcacagttgttggaaataaaaaaaaacaaaattttcagccaaatcgggtgggaattgcgccctctagtggctcgagaagtcaagatccaagatcggtttatatggcacctatatcaggttatagtccgaatgaaaccatgcttagcaaagttgttggaagtgataacaaaatatttcagccaaatcgtatgaggattgcgccctctagttgctcaagaagtcaagatctaagatcggtttatatggcagctatatcaggttatgaaccgatttgaaccatactaaacacagttgttggaaatcctaacgaaacacttcacgcaaaattccagctaaatcggatgagaattgcgcccaagaagtctaaatccaggatcggtttttatggcagctgtatcaaaacatggaccgatatggctcattcacaatccctaccgacctacactgataagaagtaaatgcaaatttcaaattttgcccatgaacattccactaaggaacaggggcaaacttctcacatttcaatgagtgcagtccgatttaagttaaagctcattgataaggggcctcctttttatagccgagtccgaacggcgtgccgcagtgcgactcctctttggagaggttttacatggcatagtacctcacaaaggttgccagcattaggaggggaaaaccaccgttgaaattttttctgatggtctcgccaggattcaaacctctgcgctacggtggcccgataagaagtatttgtgcaaaatttcgagcacctagctttactcctttgaaagttagcgtgctttcgacagacggacgggccgactggcatggctagatcgatttaaaatttcacgacgatcaagaatatatatactttattgggtcttagacgaatatttcgaggagttacaaacggaataacgaaattggtggagggtataaaaaggcaggAAACAGCCAAATCATGGCTCGTCCTCCAACAGTCCTTTTCCAGGTGTAGAATGTGAAAGTTGTTTTCGGCTTTTATTTTATGTCGAGAGGAATCACCTTACAGTTTTTAAGTACCCAcctttttggttaaatttgaaaCCCCGTAATGCGAAAGCCTAATCCTCCAGAAGTATAAGCAGCAGTGGCTTTTTCTTTGATACAAGGCCGAAAAATAAGAGATGCTTTGTAGCATTCTCTCTTCTTATTACCTCTTTCTATTTCAACTCACTCATAAGTATTTGACAAAGAGATCACAACAGGTTCCATATGGTggatgtgcgtgtgtgtgtgtgtgaatcaAGAGTAGTTGCTTTAGTACTgagtttgcaaaaatttcatgaatgaatttttcatttcttcTTGTCCACGTAATTCTTCGTTGGCAGACTTTGTTAATGTGAGCGTGTTGCATTTTATAGTGTTTGGAGCAGGCCTTAATTGCCTACACATGGTGAGTTTTTCATTTTACAGTGGGGAGAATAGACAcgataagtaaaataaaattaaagtaaaattaaaatatctttAGACAGAGATTATTCCAGGCTAAAAAAATTGGTCTGTTAAGAAGCATCTCTAAAAAGTTATTTTCAGTAAGGATTTATTGACTAAATagcataaattattttatttctggGTGTGTTCAAGCTAAGTTTTATTCTGGAGAAGGACTTTCCAGGGTAAGCCAGAATAAGATTTTTTATTACTGTTGGAATTCTTCCCAGGGAAGTCAGGAAATATTACAACTAAGCATATAGGCATCTAATTGCTGTCGTATAAACGTAATTCCATCGCAAGACCTATTTCGGATGATTTGATGCAGATTAATTTCAACCACTATATAGCGATCACTCAACTTATCATTTATTGTTAGGAACCAGGAATTACTataggttaggtcacttgcgaaaacataaagtggataggccatATGAGCATCATTAACGATGTCAAaactgccgattgaaaatgaaaTCAAATAGGATTGAAAATGACATCAAACACACACAACCAATAGCAGtttacagatagtgcacttcgcgggaaaaaattatactcagctgtttacggttgTGTCATTgaaattgaatgatgacaccatgtGTGTTAGTAAACGGCGATAAGATTAGCCACTTAGCTAATCGGGGatagataaataaataaaacaaaacttgaAGGATTGGATGGCATCAGTCTGAATCAGCTGGTCCAGTTTGGATAAATTAGAAGAAGTAGAAGAAAGGTAACGGGCTAGAACTTGAGCTGTGATTTGTGtcgtgttcatcgttatcacaggAAGTTGAAAGCTACCGGGTACAGGTTGTTGATAGTATAAAGCTTCGTATTTATGCGGAGTAGATGCAAATGCGCCCGCGGGCAGGCAGCGATTTGACGAAAGTCTCAGTAGGGatcaggtggcactgactcttcAAATAACCCATGGCCGacatcgagggatacatgtgcgatcccataTAATCCATGCGGTTGGGGTTTATAGGCCAGTAACTCGCACACGGAAAACTGTAAGGATTACACTGAGAAACAAAATGCAGCCGTCAATAGTGGTAATATCGCACTATGGGATATTTATAAGGAATAGCTAgaaccaaggcggatttaataaggtgATCTCACGCGAGcaactgttaacagccggccagatttgacggtattaagatgtcacctttttgtttgcattctctttgttatcttctttctcacatattctctactcatgtacgcacacgtatactcACACAATTCTTTGATGATGAGATGatacaccatatgatttgtggttgttgtacaaaagagaccacctttaattgtttcgccatgcacCGGATAGGACAAAAGAAACACGGCACATATCAATGCATAGACCGACTGAATAAAACAACAAAGTCATTTCAACATCGGATGCAAATAGCACCCTCTATAGGTGCGATGTATCTTAcgggatacattcagtgtcgaatAGCTTcttattttgttcaattttccgatagtatcgataggaaataTAACGatcgatattcagccaaaaaataaaatatcgatattggTGGCCACACATTTCCATACGGCAGCAGAGGAAGCTGCAATGCAATTTAGCTAAAGGTTTAAAACCAATTAGTCAAATGCTGATTTGATTCAGTAtgacatttttttaactttgataTAAACTTAAAAACCAATCCGTTATTCACAGTTGATTGCTCATGTTTTTCTCGGTTGCTTCTCTTAATCACTTTAAAAGactcaatgataacataatacatttatttaaacatttttttcaaaagtaaTGAGGGTGGGAAGGTTCTACTGAATAAAATCATTaagtttttttactttaaaaccTATTGTCAtcacaaaaaatattgtttttcgtCGTGGCGTTAGTGAATATATCTTTAGTCGGTTATCGATTAAAGTCCACAGAATCCCGCTACTTGAAGCAACAAGATTTTGACAAAGCAATATGGAAATCGACTTTTCAACTTGAAAATCGATTACTTGATTTTCGATGTTTCGAAATGTCGATTTTAATATCGTCAAGAGCTGTCACTGTGTACGTGTAcgatgtgtgtgtgttgttattgtttaattttgttgatttgaccaaagaaaaagcttaaaattaataaattgtcCACAAATTCATTCCGTTCAAAATGAATATAGAAAAGTACACACTTCAGTCTATAAGACAGGAGTTAATTGATAACAATCTTCAGGCCAAAGCCATTATACAGGTGAGTGAGTGATGACAACAAACCAATGAGTGGCTGGGCAACAgaagaaaaatttcatgttaCCACCCTAGACCCTTCTCTCAATATTCTATGACTAATTAATTGACTTTTGACTATTTTCGAAAGGACATCGTAGCATATCGTGGTTCCATACAAGAATTGGAGGCTCTCAATGAGGCTGGGCGTGCAAAATTAGCTGCTTTAAGGAAAAATATCGATCGGCTCAATGATTGGGCGAGAGATACCGGCGACCCTGCTCTATCTAAAGAGGTCGACACACAAAGGGAACAATTTTCCAAAGTCTTGCAGGCCTTCCGCAAGGCCAATGTGGCCACAATGCTGGAAATAGAAAAGGCAAATCGTGATGAATTAATGGCCATTACAGGAGAAACTGACCTCAGACAACGTCATGTGGGGGGAGGTGGCGGTGGAACAGCGACACGTCACAATCGTGGCAATTTGGTATCGCAAGAAAACAATGTCACCGAAAAAATGCTTGCCATTTCGAGGCATCTGTCCGAGACGACACAGAAGAGTGCCATAACATTGGAGAATTTGGTAGCCTCCTCACAAAATGTGGAGGCCACACGAGATGAACTGACCAACACCGCTGGCACAATATCACAATCGGGCAAACTGCTCAAGAAATATGGACGACGTGAATGTACCGATAAGATGTTATTATTctttgcatttgctttcttcTTGGCCTGTGTCTTCTACATAATCCACAAGCGATTGTTTTAGATGCATTCGATACAGCAAGTCACcatagtatgtatgtatgtacccttgatgatgatgatgatgatgctgccgCTACATACTATACATTGGCTAGGTATGCTGCCGATAATTCCACAAGTTTGTAGCTATGGAGATGAAGAATTAATGAATGAATGACGACTGATGACAAAAGGCTGGCCTCTCAGGGTTCGTTTTCTGCATGGGAAAATTAATCCTTCCTTTCGTTCCAAGATTGTTTTGTTTAGGGAATCTAAAAAAAgctaaatgaaaacaaattgtTTTAGTGTATGCATTTGTATATGTAGGTTAAAGAAACACAACACAaactaataataaaaaaatcagcttAAATGTAGTTCTAAACTAAAAAgaaacttaaataaaattatattttaaattatatttatttaattaatgaTAATCTATACCCATTGTTTACATTTTCATTTACCTATTTTTTCATTTGTTAGAGAAACTATGTATGGATAAGAGAAAATTTGTGTAGAACTTGGGGATAATTGCAAGTACGGAAACCATGTTAGAAACGCCATCCAAATTATGAATTCTAGCAACAATCAAGTATTTAGTACGATGGTAAGCATATATAATACATAGATTTCTTATACCATAGTTTTCCTTTGCCAAATTGTTTTCGCTTATCTAAAAACAGCTAAATACGAAAAATTGGTTTCAATTTTCCgatgttttcaattaagcgtATTTAATATCATTGAAATGTGACTAACTCAATTAAACGGTGTTTAATTAACCGCATTCAACTGAATTCGGTAATAATTTACTATTTTAGAGCTAATGCTTCcatagcaaacttctcacatatcaatgggtggtatccgattcaattttaagctcaaagataggttaggttaggttgaagttATTAATCccgatgccactatgggcatacacctaagccagtaatctgcttgttgtgggctctgaaaagaaaatcttaagtaaggaattccctgctatttacaaaatccttaattattttccaaacCACTACCCtaagctggttcatgtctggtattgtgtaacCATCTAAATCCCGGTGTCTTCTAGCCGGaaaatgacataagaaatgttctaacgtctcatcatcttcccacatgctatcgcttgccgcaccgattttgagctcttagtcctatgtgtcccgatatgataccaaaagctatactgacctccttctactTCACTCCATAGGACTTGAAAATCGGATCAtcccacaggattttcgccgtcctatcgactgtGAAgctgtttacactcgacgtcctcgcgttagcaccacaccacctcatgcattccgtaatcgcccggacCTCCgtctgcagaaccgtattatggtcaggcagtctaaaacagatctcagtcattgggttttcaatgtaaacccccaggcccaccacATGGATAGACGTAGAATTTTGATATTTGACTTAacaagacatctggtgcaaaaggaggagggtgaaaagaaaaaatgctaAAATAGTGCTAGTAACGGGACTAAACGTATGTTTAGTACCGCAGTTggtaccgtattatggtcaggcagtcgaaaacagatctcagtccctgggttctcaatgtagacacccaggcccattctgttccctagccttgatccatccgtgtaacacgatcttcaagaaggcaatactagggttccgtcagtaaaaagactatgccgatgggtgcagtgcctcgcactcgacctcaagtgtcactTGAAGATAagcgacctcctttttacagtcgagtccgaacgacgtgccggggagtagtttttaaatggcattgtACTTCACAAATAACGCCAGCATttggaagggataaccaccgctgaaaaattttgttacatTCTTGTCAGGATTTGAATTCAGGCTTTTAACGTCATAAGCGGATAtgttaacctctacgctacggcgGCCTCCCCTCCTAATTGtcctaataataaaaaaaaattaatcctaATTGGCCTAAAGTTgaataaaggaaaaatttatacACCTTAAAATGATCAATGGGGTGTCTGGTATATACCACTGCAACAACAGAAGGCAATGGCTTCCTGCAACTTTTATCATAACCTGACATTGGCGAGAACTCTGTTTAAAGTCTTATGATGGCTGTGGATTAAATTCTGACCCCAGTACGAATGCACGGTCGGTGTGGTGTGACATTCTCAATCGTTTGCGAGCGAAGAAGATTTAGATGTGGATCTGCTTCTCCTAATCAAAATGTGTGGGCAAGTGCAGATGCTTGAGAGCAAATGTATAACCATTTATTGACATGCCTCGttattggttggttggttgttgttgATGCTATGCCATTTCGTCGTACTCTGATCTATGTCTGAAAGAGACGCGGCCGAGAAGAAACTGTCGGCTTAGGGCTCTAAGTCcaggttaggctgaaaagaggatgcagatattaatccgccccatgccactatggacatacacctaagcaagtaatcggcttgttgtgcgctcacgGCTAATTGTAATAGCTGTCCATAGGCTCGAAGATCACGGATATAATGAATGGTTCTCCTCCGAGCCCTGTCTGAGGATGCTCAATAAGTTGAACGTTGAACGACCTGGCGCATCTCCTCgggtcagtcacagttacgcCGTCATCCCTTCAACCAGGATTCGAGAGTGCCTTAACTGTAGACCATAGCTTGCCTAAAAGTTAAAGTACCTAAGTTACACAGCTCCAAgtgtaaaaaatgcaaattttacccatgaacattccactaaagaccaggggcaaacttctcacatatcaatgagtgcagtacgattcaaattttatgctcaatgataaggggccttcattttatagccgagtccgaacggcgtgccgcagtgcgacacctctttggagagaagttttacatggcatagtacctcacaaatgttgccagcattaggaggggaaaaccactggtgagaattttttctgatggtctcgccaggattcgaactcaggcgtttagcgtcttaggcggacatgctaacctctgcgctacggtggctccaagtgttccagcctcAAATTCCGATTATTTTCGTTTCCTATTCAGTTAATTTTCACATGCAGCTCGCTAGTTCTGGTGTTAGTGAGATCCGTGCAACGAATCGCATCACGCACATTTGCgaataccactgcctgcgccgagaAATTGTGTCAAtctttggggtattcgaccggctgttATAAAGCGAgctgctgctgcgttaatgatgtctcggaatttcctttcGGCTACTAGCACATTTGAGAGGAGAGTCAGCCGACTGAAGCgacgattggtgtactctctaaaGTCGTCTCAAGCGGCCTTTTTTTTGAtcgataaacgtccg
This Stomoxys calcitrans chromosome 2, idStoCalc2.1, whole genome shotgun sequence DNA region includes the following protein-coding sequences:
- the LOC106082792 gene encoding vesicle transport protein SEC20 yields the protein MNIEKYTLQSIRQELIDNNLQAKAIIQDIVAYRGSIQELEALNEAGRAKLAALRKNIDRLNDWARDTGDPALSKEVDTQREQFSKVLQAFRKANVATMLEIEKANRDELMAITGETDLRQRHVGGGGGGTATRHNRGNLVSQENNVTEKMLAISRHLSETTQKSAITLENLVASSQNVEATRDELTNTAGTISQSGKLLKKYGRRECTDKMLLFFAFAFFLACVFYIIHKRLF